The Actinomadura sp. WMMB 499 genome includes a window with the following:
- a CDS encoding electron transfer flavoprotein subunit alpha/FixB family protein, which yields MTEILVLVDHVDGEVKKVTLELLTLANRLGEAAAVWVGPGYENAKDRLAEYGAGKVYVAADEELASYVTGPKAALLAQLVADKSPAAVLVAATGEGKEIAGRLAVKTGSGVLTDVVDVADGFVAEHSIFGGGIIAHAKVKTGTPIIAVRPNSIAPEANAATPAEEQVSVSLSDADKGAKIVEKVVQEKGERPDLTEAAIVVSGGRGVGGAENFSIIEGLADSLGAAVGASRAATDAGWYPHSFQVGQTGKTVSPQLYVAVGISGAIQHRAGMQTSKTIVAINKDPEAPIFELVDYGIVGDLFQVAPQLTEEINKRK from the coding sequence ATGACTGAGATTCTCGTCCTCGTCGACCACGTCGACGGTGAGGTCAAGAAGGTCACCCTCGAGCTGCTGACGCTGGCCAACCGGCTCGGCGAGGCCGCCGCCGTATGGGTCGGGCCCGGCTACGAGAACGCCAAGGACCGGCTCGCCGAGTACGGCGCCGGCAAGGTCTACGTCGCCGCCGACGAGGAGCTCGCCTCCTACGTCACCGGCCCGAAGGCCGCGCTGCTGGCGCAGCTCGTCGCCGACAAGTCCCCGGCCGCCGTGCTCGTCGCCGCCACCGGCGAGGGCAAGGAGATCGCCGGCCGGCTCGCGGTCAAGACGGGCTCCGGCGTGCTCACCGACGTCGTGGACGTCGCCGACGGCTTCGTCGCCGAGCACTCGATCTTCGGCGGCGGCATCATCGCGCACGCCAAGGTCAAGACCGGCACGCCGATCATCGCCGTCCGGCCGAACTCCATCGCCCCCGAGGCGAACGCGGCCACCCCGGCCGAGGAGCAGGTGTCGGTGTCCCTGTCGGACGCCGACAAGGGCGCCAAGATCGTCGAGAAGGTCGTGCAGGAGAAGGGCGAGCGCCCGGACCTGACCGAGGCCGCGATCGTCGTGTCCGGCGGGCGCGGCGTCGGCGGCGCCGAGAACTTCTCGATCATCGAGGGCCTGGCCGACTCGCTCGGCGCGGCCGTCGGCGCCTCCCGCGCCGCGACCGACGCCGGCTGGTACCCGCACTCGTTCCAGGTCGGCCAGACCGGCAAGACGGTGTCGCCGCAGCTCTACGTCGCGGTCGGCATCTCCGGCGCCATCCAGCACCGGGCCGGCATGCAGACCTCGAAGACCATCGTCGCCATCAACAAGGACCCCGAGGCGCCGATCTTCGAGCTCGTCGACTACGGCATCGTGGGCGACCTCTTCCAGGTCGCGCCGCAGCTCACCGAGGAGATCAACAAGCGCAAGTGA
- a CDS encoding electron transfer flavoprotein subunit beta/FixA family protein, producing MNIVVLVKQVPDTESPRKLKSDDSTLDRAAADGVINELDEYAIEEALRIKEAQGGEVTVLTMGPDKATESIRKSLAMGADKAVHLLDDALAGSDALQTSYAIQQALGRTEFDLVVLGSESTDARTGMLAAMLAERLGLPQLSLANKVEIEGSAIKVQRQTDYGYDKVEATLPAVVSVVEKINEPRYPSFKGIMAAKKKPVETLGIADAGIDAAQVGVANAATEVVDFADAPPRAQGQIVTDEGDGGAKIAEFLASKKFV from the coding sequence ATGAACATCGTCGTCCTGGTGAAGCAGGTTCCCGATACGGAGAGCCCGCGCAAGCTGAAGTCCGATGACAGCACGCTCGACCGCGCTGCCGCGGACGGTGTCATCAACGAGCTCGATGAGTACGCCATCGAAGAGGCGCTGCGCATCAAGGAGGCCCAGGGCGGCGAGGTGACCGTTCTGACCATGGGCCCGGACAAGGCGACGGAGTCGATCCGCAAGTCGCTGGCCATGGGGGCCGACAAGGCCGTGCACCTCCTCGACGACGCCCTCGCGGGCTCCGACGCGCTGCAGACGTCCTACGCCATCCAGCAGGCCCTCGGCCGCACCGAGTTCGACCTGGTCGTCCTCGGCTCGGAGTCCACCGACGCGCGCACCGGCATGCTCGCCGCGATGCTCGCCGAGCGGCTCGGCCTGCCGCAGCTCTCGCTCGCCAACAAGGTCGAGATCGAGGGCTCCGCCATCAAGGTCCAGCGGCAGACCGACTACGGCTACGACAAGGTCGAGGCGACCCTGCCGGCCGTGGTCAGCGTCGTAGAGAAGATCAACGAGCCGCGCTACCCCTCCTTCAAGGGGATCATGGCGGCCAAGAAGAAGCCGGTCGAGACGCTCGGCATCGCCGACGCCGGCATCGACGCCGCGCAGGTCGGCGTCGCGAACGCGGCCACCGAGGTGGTCGACTTCGCCGACGCCCCGCCGCGCGCGCAGGGTCAGATCGTCACCGACGAGGGCGACGGCGGCGCGAAGATCGCCGAGTTCCTCGCGTCGAAGAAGTTCGTCTGA